In Horticoccus luteus, the following proteins share a genomic window:
- the mnmA gene encoding tRNA 2-thiouridine(34) synthase MnmA encodes MSAREKILVAMSGGVDSSVAALLLQRQGCDVVGAYMKNWINEENVIGHCPWEQDIVDARAVADQLGIEFHVVNLMRDYRARIVDYLLDGYARGLTPNPDVMCNREIKFGVFRQWGRDHGFTAIATGHYARRVLAKPALTDAPATYSLLEGADKNKDQSYFLALLNQEQLRDARFPIGDLPKPELRRLAHEAGLATAAKKDSQGICFIGEVKMQDFLRTFVPDQPGPIVRATDGAVLGTHRGLHLYTLGQRRGIGIPSNTDFQNYVVVGKRAADRALLVAFDGPDAPGLFCREIRVHHLSWIGAPVSTPAALEGRVRYRDPRVPLEYLPAADGGALVRFATPQRALAAGQVLALYRGEQLLGGGVYL; translated from the coding sequence GTGTCCGCGCGTGAAAAAATCCTCGTCGCCATGTCCGGTGGCGTTGACAGCTCCGTCGCCGCCCTGCTGCTCCAGCGCCAGGGCTGCGACGTGGTCGGCGCTTACATGAAAAACTGGATCAACGAGGAAAACGTCATCGGCCACTGCCCGTGGGAGCAGGACATCGTCGACGCGCGGGCCGTCGCCGACCAGCTCGGCATCGAGTTTCACGTCGTCAACCTCATGCGCGATTACCGCGCCCGCATTGTTGATTACCTGCTCGACGGTTACGCGCGCGGACTCACGCCCAATCCCGACGTGATGTGCAATCGCGAGATCAAGTTCGGCGTCTTCCGCCAATGGGGCCGCGATCACGGCTTCACCGCCATCGCCACCGGCCACTACGCCCGGCGAGTCCTCGCGAAGCCGGCCCTCACCGATGCTCCCGCCACCTATTCCCTCCTCGAGGGCGCGGACAAAAACAAAGACCAGTCCTACTTTCTCGCGCTCCTTAACCAGGAGCAGTTGCGTGATGCGCGTTTTCCCATCGGCGATTTGCCCAAACCCGAACTCCGCCGCCTCGCCCACGAAGCCGGCCTCGCCACCGCCGCGAAAAAAGACAGCCAGGGCATCTGCTTCATCGGCGAGGTGAAGATGCAGGATTTCCTCCGCACGTTCGTCCCCGACCAACCCGGCCCCATCGTTCGCGCGACCGACGGCGCCGTGCTCGGCACTCACCGCGGCTTGCATCTCTACACCCTCGGCCAACGACGCGGAATCGGCATCCCCTCGAACACCGATTTTCAAAACTACGTGGTCGTCGGCAAACGCGCCGCCGATCGCGCTCTGCTCGTCGCGTTCGATGGTCCCGATGCCCCCGGCCTCTTCTGTCGCGAAATTCGCGTTCACCACCTGAGCTGGATCGGTGCACCCGTCAGCACGCCCGCGGCACTCGAAGGCCGTGTCCGCTACCGCGACCCCCGCGTCCCTCTTGAGTATTTACCCGCAGCCGACGGCGGCGCCCTCGTGCGCTTCGCCACGCCGCAACGCGCTCTCGCGGCGGGCCAGGTCCTTGCGCTGTATCGCGGCGAGCAACTGCTCGGCGGCGGCGTTTATCTGTAA
- a CDS encoding FUSC family protein has protein sequence MNVIPARLRASFAQQALRPDLARAVRSTVAFMPPVLLMNAGLVSHLAVFSAIAAQSVAMVDVRGPYRLRVGLLLAMAAILAGATQLGVCGAASLLAAVLLTALVGVLMGAWRHLSSDYGPSLAASSALLFLIALATPAIPAGHAGAAIYTLGGALGGVALQAFLWPWRAQHPLRRAVAESWLALGNLFAALANDEPRTADARSANLAQLESDLRTALDQTYATLAAARIGRAHAFQTHLEELHLTGARLATRVVVLHTALDSLRADAALAPLAAAAQPALVSLSNLARSIATAVISRQPSQLASCEVRLQRLGNLLRVLQARLAAQAPASTDAGQVAELLRQLAAELPTLRARLRATIDRADERGAFSLELFDVNTWSLRPVTATLNLRPHVTRTLLRFTARLTVLLVAGVAAFKGFGLAHGYWLPLTIVVVLQPDYGSTRRRAAQRLLGTLTGVALASLIVSLPLPAGLLTAIIGLTMFGFAYYVRNHYGRAVFFVTIMVVCLLGAAGAAGGGYAVALERLLATAAGGALAMLAALLFWPVWENDRLPPILARALVANRDYWRILQQRLAQGGTYDAPVVAAKRAAEVANSNVFASLQRLFGDPKNHQARVELFAALANGNQRLTRAFTGLALHLSTDTPLASPPLAHFGDLTARALDGISTRLASGASPERDEACRTLLADLEKATIPTGEDERHRWISAQLARVNTETTALLLAASQLA, from the coding sequence ATGAACGTCATCCCGGCCCGCCTCCGCGCCTCTTTCGCGCAGCAGGCGCTGCGTCCGGACCTCGCCCGCGCGGTTCGCTCCACGGTCGCGTTCATGCCGCCCGTCTTGTTGATGAACGCCGGCCTCGTCTCGCACCTGGCCGTCTTCTCCGCCATCGCCGCGCAAAGCGTCGCCATGGTCGACGTGCGTGGCCCTTATCGCCTGCGGGTCGGCCTGCTCCTCGCCATGGCCGCGATTCTCGCCGGCGCCACTCAACTGGGCGTGTGCGGCGCGGCCTCACTCCTCGCCGCCGTGCTGCTCACCGCGCTCGTGGGCGTGTTGATGGGAGCCTGGCGACACCTGAGCTCCGACTACGGCCCGTCGCTCGCCGCTTCGTCCGCCCTGCTGTTTCTGATCGCACTTGCGACGCCCGCGATTCCCGCCGGCCACGCTGGCGCGGCCATCTACACCCTCGGTGGCGCACTCGGCGGCGTGGCGCTGCAGGCGTTCCTCTGGCCTTGGCGCGCGCAACATCCGCTCCGTCGCGCCGTCGCGGAAAGCTGGCTCGCCTTGGGCAATCTGTTCGCCGCGCTCGCCAACGATGAGCCGCGCACCGCCGACGCGCGCTCCGCCAACCTCGCACAACTCGAAAGCGATCTCCGCACCGCGCTCGATCAAACCTACGCGACTCTCGCCGCCGCCCGCATCGGCCGGGCACACGCGTTTCAAACCCATTTGGAAGAACTCCATCTCACCGGCGCGCGCCTCGCCACCCGCGTCGTCGTGCTGCACACGGCCCTCGACAGCCTGCGCGCCGATGCCGCTCTCGCCCCGCTCGCCGCCGCCGCGCAACCCGCACTCGTTTCGCTCTCCAACCTCGCGCGCTCCATCGCCACCGCGGTCATTTCCCGTCAGCCCTCGCAACTCGCCTCCTGCGAAGTCCGCCTCCAGCGCCTCGGCAATCTCCTCCGCGTCTTGCAGGCCCGGCTCGCCGCGCAAGCGCCCGCCTCCACCGATGCCGGCCAGGTCGCCGAGTTGCTGCGCCAACTCGCCGCCGAACTCCCCACGTTGCGCGCCCGCCTCCGCGCCACCATCGATCGCGCCGACGAGCGCGGGGCCTTTTCGCTGGAGCTTTTCGACGTCAACACGTGGTCGCTGCGCCCGGTCACCGCGACCTTGAATCTTCGCCCCCACGTCACGCGCACGCTTCTGCGTTTCACCGCCCGCCTCACAGTGTTGCTCGTGGCCGGCGTCGCCGCGTTCAAAGGCTTCGGCCTCGCCCACGGCTATTGGTTGCCACTCACGATCGTCGTCGTGCTGCAGCCCGACTACGGCTCGACCCGCCGGCGCGCTGCGCAACGCCTCCTCGGCACTCTCACCGGCGTCGCGCTCGCCAGTCTCATTGTCTCCCTGCCGCTCCCCGCCGGCCTCCTTACCGCCATCATCGGACTCACGATGTTCGGTTTCGCTTACTACGTCCGCAACCACTACGGCCGCGCGGTTTTCTTCGTCACGATCATGGTCGTGTGCCTCCTCGGTGCGGCCGGCGCCGCCGGTGGCGGTTACGCCGTCGCCCTCGAACGCCTCCTCGCCACCGCCGCCGGCGGTGCGCTCGCGATGCTGGCGGCGCTGCTCTTCTGGCCCGTGTGGGAAAACGACCGGCTGCCCCCCATCCTCGCCCGGGCCTTGGTCGCCAATCGCGACTACTGGCGGATCCTGCAGCAGCGTCTCGCGCAGGGCGGCACGTATGATGCCCCGGTCGTCGCCGCCAAGCGCGCCGCTGAAGTCGCCAACAGCAACGTCTTCGCCTCGCTGCAACGCCTGTTCGGCGATCCCAAGAACCACCAGGCCCGCGTGGAGCTTTTCGCCGCCCTCGCCAACGGCAACCAGCGCCTGACCCGCGCCTTCACCGGCCTCGCACTGCATCTCAGCACCGACACCCCTCTGGCTTCGCCCCCGCTCGCCCACTTCGGCGACCTCACCGCACGCGCGCTGGATGGCATCTCCACGCGCCTCGCATCCGGCGCCTCCCCCGAGCGTGACGAAGCCTGCCGCACCCTCCTTGCCGACTTGGAAAAGGCGACCATCCCCACCGGCGAAGACGAGCGCCACCGCTGGATCTCCGCCCAACTCGCCCGCGTCAACACCGAGACGACCGCGCTCCTCCTCGCCGCCAGCCAACTCGCCTGA
- a CDS encoding LysE family transporter — MRAYELEFLTVAGAHLLAVMSPGPDFAIVVKQSLRHGRRLAVWTSIGIACGILLHVSYSLLGIGLLIKSSPWAFTVLKFAGAAYLAWIGVNALRARASQNALQPGGEAVAPLAAGLSARAAWNIGFFTNALNPKATLFFLALFSVVIDPHTPRWVQAGYGAWMAVATGAWFTLVSFFFTREKMRRVFLQHGHWVDRVMGVVLLGFAVRLALATVG, encoded by the coding sequence ATGCGCGCGTATGAGCTCGAGTTTCTGACCGTCGCGGGCGCCCACCTGCTGGCGGTGATGAGCCCGGGACCGGACTTCGCGATCGTCGTCAAGCAGAGCCTGCGGCACGGCCGGCGTCTTGCGGTGTGGACGAGTATCGGCATCGCGTGCGGGATTTTGCTGCACGTCAGCTACTCGCTGCTGGGGATTGGGCTGTTGATCAAAAGCTCGCCGTGGGCGTTTACGGTTTTGAAGTTCGCCGGCGCGGCCTACCTCGCGTGGATCGGCGTCAACGCATTGCGGGCGCGCGCGTCGCAAAATGCGCTGCAACCAGGGGGAGAGGCGGTCGCGCCGTTGGCGGCGGGACTGTCGGCGCGGGCGGCTTGGAACATCGGGTTTTTCACGAATGCGCTGAATCCCAAGGCGACGTTGTTTTTTCTCGCGCTGTTTTCGGTGGTCATCGATCCGCACACGCCGCGTTGGGTGCAGGCGGGCTATGGCGCGTGGATGGCGGTGGCGACGGGGGCGTGGTTCACGCTGGTGTCATTTTTCTTCACCCGGGAAAAGATGCGGCGCGTTTTTCTGCAGCACGGGCACTGGGTCGATCGCGTGATGGGCGTGGTGCTGCTGGGCTTCGCCGTGCGGCTGGCGCTGGCCACGGTCGGTTGA
- a CDS encoding tetratricopeptide repeat protein → MKRLLFVVLALALLGETGCKPKREPTSLERKKAESLLTEANFAETMRDWPRAEKLYAEAGKLTPGDGDLWLQLGTIRRRQDDRNGAKKAYANGLDAYRAAYKKDGKNPTPLIQQVYALALLGRVDEARKTLAQARLKHADNAAVRNFTDAKFDQWLASADFKAAAL, encoded by the coding sequence ATGAAACGCCTGTTGTTCGTCGTCCTCGCCCTTGCGCTGCTGGGGGAAACCGGTTGCAAACCGAAACGCGAGCCCACGTCGCTGGAGCGCAAAAAGGCGGAGAGCCTGCTGACGGAGGCGAATTTTGCGGAGACGATGCGCGACTGGCCGCGGGCGGAGAAACTTTACGCGGAAGCGGGAAAGTTGACGCCGGGCGATGGCGATCTGTGGTTGCAGCTCGGCACGATCCGCCGACGGCAGGACGATCGCAACGGGGCGAAAAAGGCGTATGCGAACGGCCTCGATGCGTATCGCGCCGCCTACAAAAAGGACGGAAAGAATCCCACGCCATTGATTCAGCAGGTTTACGCGCTGGCGTTGCTCGGGCGGGTGGACGAAGCGAGGAAGACCCTGGCGCAAGCGCGGCTGAAGCACGCGGACAATGCGGCCGTGCGCAATTTCACGGACGCGAAATTCGACCAGTGGCTGGCGTCGGCGGATTTCAAAGCGGCGGCGTTGTGA
- a CDS encoding GspE/PulE family protein yields MPLGKHQSQIVARLVAQERLLQEQADAIDARPDELNGDALERVLQEEMHITPWQLLEAKAHVLRLAPYNVARHRVTQATFERLTTAFCEEHAVLPLGMAGDIFLLAVVNGFDEGVATKVTEITGRRVVRLLVREKDLRDKFSKTQERVSAGFSDVVQQIGAEFGHVADATEDELTNEESGPIIELANRIIEEAYYCGTSDIHIEPQEKDMVVRYRVDGVCHERLRLPAKVGPALVARLKIMCNLDIAERRLPQDGRIVFKQFTKQNLDLDLRVSTAPLNYGEGVVMRILDKQKTTLPLPALGFTEENLVKYRDCIRQPYGMILHCGPTGSGKSMTLYSALNEVNTPDIVVRTAEDPIEYTLPGLNQMQMHRQIGLTFASALRAFLRQDPDIILVGEIRDRETANIAVEAALTGHLLISTLHTNDAPSTVARLTDMGVEPFMISSSLLCVCAQRLMRRVCKTCRVPYEPEGREQAILEKAIGWSGQIFRANPKGCAKCGGSGYKGRVGIHELMITNEELVEAINKEMESAELKKIAMRGGMKTLHQDSMLKVKDGVTTLAEAISTVPPDM; encoded by the coding sequence ATGCCGCTCGGAAAACATCAGTCCCAAATCGTGGCGCGGCTGGTCGCGCAGGAGCGGCTCTTGCAGGAGCAGGCGGATGCGATCGACGCACGGCCCGACGAGCTCAACGGCGATGCGTTGGAGCGCGTGCTGCAGGAGGAGATGCACATCACGCCCTGGCAGTTGCTGGAGGCGAAGGCGCACGTGCTGCGGCTGGCGCCCTACAACGTGGCGCGCCACCGCGTGACGCAGGCGACCTTCGAGCGGTTGACGACGGCGTTTTGTGAGGAGCACGCGGTGCTGCCACTGGGGATGGCGGGGGATATTTTCCTGCTGGCAGTGGTGAACGGCTTCGATGAAGGAGTCGCCACCAAGGTGACGGAAATCACCGGCCGGCGCGTGGTGCGGCTGCTCGTGCGCGAAAAGGATTTGCGCGACAAATTCAGCAAGACCCAGGAGCGCGTGAGCGCCGGGTTCAGCGATGTGGTGCAGCAGATCGGGGCGGAGTTCGGACACGTGGCCGATGCGACGGAGGACGAACTCACCAACGAGGAGTCCGGACCCATCATCGAGCTCGCGAATCGCATCATCGAGGAGGCGTATTATTGCGGCACGAGCGACATCCACATCGAGCCGCAGGAGAAGGATATGGTGGTGCGGTATCGCGTGGACGGCGTGTGTCACGAGCGTCTGCGGCTGCCGGCGAAAGTGGGGCCGGCGCTCGTCGCCCGGCTCAAGATCATGTGCAACCTGGACATCGCCGAGCGCCGGCTGCCGCAGGACGGGCGCATCGTGTTCAAGCAATTCACGAAGCAGAATCTCGATCTCGATCTACGCGTGTCGACCGCGCCGTTGAACTACGGCGAAGGCGTGGTGATGCGTATTCTCGACAAGCAAAAGACGACGCTGCCGCTGCCGGCACTCGGGTTCACGGAGGAGAATCTCGTGAAATACCGGGACTGCATCCGCCAGCCTTACGGCATGATTCTGCATTGCGGGCCGACGGGTTCAGGCAAGTCGATGACGCTTTATTCCGCGCTGAATGAAGTGAACACGCCCGACATCGTGGTGCGCACGGCGGAGGATCCGATCGAATACACGCTGCCGGGGTTGAACCAAATGCAGATGCACCGGCAGATTGGTCTGACGTTTGCCTCGGCGTTGCGCGCGTTTTTGCGGCAGGATCCGGACATCATCCTGGTGGGAGAAATCCGCGATCGCGAAACGGCGAACATCGCCGTGGAGGCGGCGTTGACGGGGCATTTGCTGATCTCGACGCTGCACACGAACGACGCGCCGTCGACCGTCGCCCGGTTGACCGACATGGGCGTGGAGCCGTTTATGATTTCATCGTCGTTGTTGTGCGTCTGCGCGCAGCGGCTGATGCGGCGGGTGTGCAAGACGTGTCGCGTGCCATACGAGCCGGAAGGGCGGGAGCAGGCGATTTTGGAGAAGGCGATCGGCTGGAGCGGGCAGATTTTTCGCGCGAATCCGAAAGGCTGCGCGAAGTGTGGCGGCAGCGGTTACAAGGGCCGCGTGGGCATCCACGAATTAATGATCACCAATGAGGAACTGGTGGAGGCGATCAACAAGGAGATGGAGTCAGCCGAGTTGAAGAAGATCGCGATGCGCGGCGGCATGAAGACGCTGCACCAGGACAGCATGTTGAAAGTGAAGGACGGGGTGACGACGCTCGCCGAGGCGATCTCGACGGTGCCGCCGGACATGTGA
- the obgE gene encoding GTPase ObgE has translation MFVDECVIKVQAGDGGRGCVSFRREKYEPWGGPNGGDGGDGGDVVLVGDDDTNNLINYKYKPHWRAEKGEHGLGKDCHGRTGKPALLKMPLGTVVTNEATGEVVAEIVEDGQQIVLCKGGNGGFGNTRFKSSVNRAPREAKPGLPGERGEFRLVLKSIADVGLVGYPNAGKSSLTTAITKARPKTAPYPFTTLHPQIGVIEFPDEVKGDRRLLLADVPGLIEGASDNRGLGHRFLRHIERCALLLFLVDMAGVDDRDPREDYAVLLHELGLYDEALLKKPRLVAANKMDLPAAKANLTKFKRRHKVDVVSISCLEGSGLDELKKELLKRVGRLRAREKKSPVAAG, from the coding sequence ATGTTTGTTGATGAATGCGTGATCAAGGTGCAGGCCGGCGACGGCGGACGCGGCTGCGTGAGCTTTCGCCGCGAAAAATATGAGCCTTGGGGCGGACCCAACGGCGGCGATGGTGGCGACGGCGGCGATGTGGTGCTCGTGGGCGACGACGACACGAACAACTTGATCAACTACAAATACAAGCCGCACTGGCGCGCCGAGAAAGGCGAGCACGGTTTGGGCAAGGATTGCCACGGTCGCACGGGCAAACCCGCGTTGTTGAAAATGCCGCTTGGCACGGTCGTGACGAACGAGGCAACGGGCGAGGTGGTGGCGGAAATCGTCGAGGATGGTCAGCAGATTGTGCTCTGCAAAGGCGGTAACGGCGGGTTCGGAAACACGCGGTTCAAGTCATCCGTCAACCGCGCACCGCGCGAAGCGAAACCGGGGCTGCCCGGCGAACGCGGGGAGTTTCGGCTGGTGCTCAAGAGTATCGCGGATGTCGGCCTCGTCGGTTATCCGAATGCGGGCAAATCGTCGCTCACGACGGCGATCACCAAGGCACGGCCGAAGACGGCGCCGTATCCGTTCACGACGCTGCATCCGCAGATCGGCGTGATCGAGTTTCCGGACGAAGTGAAAGGCGACCGGCGTCTGCTGCTGGCGGATGTGCCGGGTTTGATCGAAGGAGCGAGCGACAATCGCGGGCTCGGGCATCGGTTTTTGCGCCACATCGAACGGTGTGCGCTGCTGCTGTTTCTGGTGGACATGGCGGGGGTCGACGATCGCGATCCGCGCGAGGACTACGCCGTCTTGTTGCACGAACTGGGACTCTACGACGAGGCGCTGTTGAAGAAGCCGCGGCTCGTGGCGGCGAACAAAATGGATCTGCCGGCGGCGAAGGCGAATCTGACGAAGTTCAAACGCCGGCACAAAGTAGACGTCGTGAGCATCTCGTGTCTCGAGGGCAGCGGTTTGGATGAGTTGAAGAAGGAATTGTTAAAACGCGTGGGAAGGTTACGCGCGCGGGAAAAGAAATCGCCAGTTGCAGCAGGTTAA